A genomic region of Solanum dulcamara chromosome 2, daSolDulc1.2, whole genome shotgun sequence contains the following coding sequences:
- the LOC129878517 gene encoding uncharacterized protein LOC129878517 isoform X1: MGDTTLSEGSSIESLLPEDNIVIDRGSIRKNDSSCLGSKDGAMWSEGDSIESFLSKNYIIDKGSIRKYNSLCPGDKVDATWSGVGSIESLLSEDIKTNSSGPRGIDNATCCEENSIEPLLLKNYIVDIGSNQETNSSYPEGRDDATWSEEGGLFESLLLKNTKINSSCPMWSEEGSIESFLLESYIVDKVSNRETNSSCLRDKDKAILSEEGSSTKSLWMKNYTVDLEFLTQSFPDEIKGLAMQQHEYHAKSTIHEPRSEEEEDGGGDKNNKDIHVIPKQQVCNGIWTFEDQGQQIQGPYEQNEIVLSTT; the protein is encoded by the exons ATGGGCGATACTACGTTGTCTGAAGGGAGTTCAATTGAATCTCTTTTGCCGGAAGATAATATTGTTATTGATAGAGGTTCCATTCGAAAAAATGACTCATCATGTCTTGGAAGCAAGGACGGAGCTATGTGGTCTGAAGGGGATTCAATTGAATCTTTTTTatcgaaaaattatataattgatAAAGGTTCTATTCGAAAATACAACTCCTTATGTCCTGGAGACAAGGTCGATGCTACGTGGTCTGGAGTGGGTTCAATTGAATCTCTTTTGTCAGAAGATATAAAAACCAACTCCTCAGGTCCTAGAGGCATAGACAATGCTACGTGCTGTGAAGAGAATTCAATTGAACCTCTTTTGCTGAAAAATTATATCGTTGACATAGGTTCTAATCAAGAAACCAACTCCTCATATCCTGAAGGCAGGGACGATGCTACGTGGTCTGAAGAAGGGGGTTTATTTGAATCTCTTTTactgaaaaatacaaaaatcaacTCCTCGTGTCCTATGTGGTCTGAAGAGGGTTCAATTGAATCCTTTTTGTTGGAAAGTTATATTGTTGATAAAGTATCTAATCGAGAAACCAACTCCTCATGTCTTAGAGACAAGGACAAAGCTATATTATCCGAAGAAGGGAGTTCAACTAAATCCTTGTGGATGAAAAATTATACTGTTGATCTAG AATTTCTGACTCAGTCATTTCCTGATGAAATTAAAGGACTAGCCATGCAACAACATGAATATCATGCAAAATCAACGATACATGAGCCAagaagtgaagaagaagaagacggAGGAGGAGACAAGAACAACAAAGACATTCATGTTATACCTAAACAACAAGTGTGTAATGGGATATGGACCTTTGAGGACCAAGGACAACAAATACAAGGACCATATGAACAAAATGAAATTGTACTTAGTACAACATAA
- the LOC129878517 gene encoding transcription factor MYB35-like isoform X3, translating into MVKSPCCEKIGLKRGKWKDEEDELLVKYIQANGEGSWRSLPKNAGLAMQQHEYHAKSTIHEPRSEEEEDGGGDKNNKDIHVIPKQQVCNGIWTFEDQGQQIQGPYEQNEIVLSTT; encoded by the exons ATGGTGAAGTCACCTTGTTGTGAAAAAATTGGGCTAAAGAGAGGAAAATggaaagatgaagaagatgaattaTTGGTGAAGTACATCCAAGCTAATGGAGAAGGTTCATGGAGGTCTCTTCCCAAAAATGCTG GACTAGCCATGCAACAACATGAATATCATGCAAAATCAACGATACATGAGCCAagaagtgaagaagaagaagacggAGGAGGAGACAAGAACAACAAAGACATTCATGTTATACCTAAACAACAAGTGTGTAATGGGATATGGACCTTTGAGGACCAAGGACAACAAATACAAGGACCATATGAACAAAATGAAATTGTACTTAGTACAACATAA
- the LOC129881010 gene encoding uncharacterized protein LOC129881010, translating into MRNISFSDEEQSDLLPKTVTLWWRTPQDFDENGHLKVDISDLSKLTPRLKVLREMERLSFISSEGLEDLRHKLITYRAGDFWLPIGGIKKEDMEIAAVITIVLVGLSASGKSSLVNYMYSVLGRSGLIPFAQTSSGNSHYTTMFLEEHNVLRSMRSGFCVYDTRGLDTNDMIEELDEVSTWMTRGVRHNQPCFRHGDYNNNKVNNGGGTNTRYTKRKVDCAIIVADLSEINKAFSSGDLKHVVALKSLFNNPSIRKSNENPLLILTHGDTISAEERINSRLKICEFLGVPETTGAYDVACLTEQGILPEESDPVTAFALTEAVYRSLMQSDRNHQPKKKLKDWIVLFVTWILCCIGAFFAILANFFSKFSQNHNNKLKY; encoded by the exons atgagaaatatttcATTTAGTGATGAAGAACAAAGTGATTTATTGCCAAAAACAGTCACTTTATGGTGGAGAACACCACAAGATTTTGATGAAAATGGTCATCTTAAAGTGGACATTTCTGATCTATCAAAACTCACACCAAGACTTAAAGTCCTTAGAGAAATGGAGAGATTGTCTTTTATTTCATCTGAAGGACTTGAAGATCTTAGACACAAACTTATTACTTACAG GGCAGGGGATTTTTGGTTACCAATAGGGGGAATAAAGaaggaagatatggaaatagCAGCAGTGATCACAATTGTACTAGTTGGATTATCTGCTTCTGGAAAAAGTTCACTTGTTAATTACATGTATAGTGTTCTTGGTAGATCTGGTCTCATCCCATTTGCTCAAACATCAA GTGGGAACTCACACTATACAACTATGTTCTTGGAAGAACACAATGTGTTAAGATCAATGAGAAGTGGATTTTGTGTGTATGATACAAGGGGATTAGATACTAATGATATGATCGAGGAATTAGATGAAGTTTCTACATGGATGACACGTGGTGTTCGACATAATCAACCTTGTTTTAGACATggtgattataataataataaggttaATAATGGTGGAGGAACAAATACAAGGTACACTAAGAGGAAAGTTGATTGTGCAATAATTGTGGCTGATTTATCAGAGATTAACAAAGCTTTTAGCTCTGGAGATTTGAAACATGTAGTGGCCTTGAAGAGCCTTTTCAACAATCCTTCTATAAGGAAATCAA ACGAAAATCCGTTGCTGATACTGACACATGGTGACACGATTAGCGCGGAGGAGAGGATCAATAGCCGGCTGAAAATATGCGAATTTTTAGGGGTCCCGGAGACAACAGGGGCCTACGATGTAGCGTGTTTGACTGAGCAGGGAATATTACCAGAAGAATCAGATCCAGTTACAGCATTTGCCTTAACTGAAGCTGTGTATAGATCACTAATGCAATCTGATAGAAATCATCAGCCAAAGAAGAAACTGAAGGATTGGATTGTGCTATTTGTGACATGGATCTTGTGTTGCATTGGTGCCTTCTTTGCAATTCTTGCAAATTTCTTCTCAAAATTTAGTCAAAATCACAACAACAAACTTAAGTATTAG
- the LOC129878517 gene encoding uncharacterized protein LOC129878517 isoform X2, which produces MGDTTLSEGSSIESLLPEDNIVIDRGSIRKNDSSCLGSKDGAMWSEGDSIESFLSKNYIIDKGSIRKYNSLCPGDKVDATWSGVGSIESLLSEDIKTNSSGPRGIDNATCCEENSIEPLLLKNYIVDIGSNQETNSSYPEGRDDATWSEEGGLFESLLLKNTKINSSCPMWSEEGSIESFLLESYIVDKVSNRETNSSCLRDKDKAILSEEGSSTKSLWMKNYTVDLGLAMQQHEYHAKSTIHEPRSEEEEDGGGDKNNKDIHVIPKQQVCNGIWTFEDQGQQIQGPYEQNEIVLSTT; this is translated from the exons ATGGGCGATACTACGTTGTCTGAAGGGAGTTCAATTGAATCTCTTTTGCCGGAAGATAATATTGTTATTGATAGAGGTTCCATTCGAAAAAATGACTCATCATGTCTTGGAAGCAAGGACGGAGCTATGTGGTCTGAAGGGGATTCAATTGAATCTTTTTTatcgaaaaattatataattgatAAAGGTTCTATTCGAAAATACAACTCCTTATGTCCTGGAGACAAGGTCGATGCTACGTGGTCTGGAGTGGGTTCAATTGAATCTCTTTTGTCAGAAGATATAAAAACCAACTCCTCAGGTCCTAGAGGCATAGACAATGCTACGTGCTGTGAAGAGAATTCAATTGAACCTCTTTTGCTGAAAAATTATATCGTTGACATAGGTTCTAATCAAGAAACCAACTCCTCATATCCTGAAGGCAGGGACGATGCTACGTGGTCTGAAGAAGGGGGTTTATTTGAATCTCTTTTactgaaaaatacaaaaatcaacTCCTCGTGTCCTATGTGGTCTGAAGAGGGTTCAATTGAATCCTTTTTGTTGGAAAGTTATATTGTTGATAAAGTATCTAATCGAGAAACCAACTCCTCATGTCTTAGAGACAAGGACAAAGCTATATTATCCGAAGAAGGGAGTTCAACTAAATCCTTGTGGATGAAAAATTATACTGTTGATCTAG GACTAGCCATGCAACAACATGAATATCATGCAAAATCAACGATACATGAGCCAagaagtgaagaagaagaagacggAGGAGGAGACAAGAACAACAAAGACATTCATGTTATACCTAAACAACAAGTGTGTAATGGGATATGGACCTTTGAGGACCAAGGACAACAAATACAAGGACCATATGAACAAAATGAAATTGTACTTAGTACAACATAA